GACTTTGAATTTGTGCGGCTAAAATACGAAAAAGCACAATGAGATAATTAGATAATACGCCAATTAGGAAATGTATTAACTTAGTCGTTATTTTATCGGCATGGAAACACATTATCTAATTATTTAATTGAAAAAAGATGGAATACGATCCGCGCATCGACGAATACATAGACAAAGCACAGCCTTTTGCACAACCCATTTTGGAACATTTGCGCGCTTTGGTGCACAAAGCCAATCCAGACGTGACGGAAACCATTAAGTGGGGGTTTGCTTCGTTTGATTATAAAGGACCATATGTAACGATGGCTTCGTTCAAGCAGCATGCCGTTTTTGGGTTTTGGAAATCGTCATTACTGCAGGATCCGCATGGCTATTTGGGTGAGAATTCGAATAATGGAGGCGAAGCGATGGGCAATCTGGGCCGCATTACGTCTCTTGAGGACCTTCCGCCGAATGCTGTGATCATTGATTTCATCCGCCAGGCGAAAAAACTCAACGATGATGCGATCAAAGTGCCTGCCAAACCTAAGGCAGCACCGACAGCGATTGCCGTACCTGATTATTTTACCAAAGCATTAAAAAACAATCCTGCAGCGTTTGAAATCTTTGAAAACTGGCCTGCCGGAAAAAGGAAGGAATACATCCTTTGGATTACCGAAGCCAAAACCGAAAAGACGCGCAACGAACGCATGGCAACAGCTGTGGAATGGATTTCAGAAGGTAAAATCAGGAATTGGAAGTATGTGAAATAGTTTGCAGTCGCAGTCAGGCAATGCCGCTGGCCCATAATACGCGATTGTATATTCCTAAAAAAACTCACCAAAGTGCCACAATACTCCCGAAGGATCATGTAAAAAACACTCCCTTCCCCAAGGCTCATTGCGAATTGGCGTTAACTTTACACCTATATATTTTTCCGGGAGATTCAATGCTGAAAGCGCCTCATAAAACTTGGCTGTATCAGCCACTTCCATAAACAGCATCGTATTATCGACCCAATCCTTGACATAAGCACGTTGCAGGTAAAAACTGAAATCCTGCATCCGGAAAACCGACATTTGCGGACCCAGTTCTGATTCCTCAAACCCCAGATCGCGGTAAAATGACCTTGATACGTCAAAATTTTTGGCACCGATAAACGGACGCAGGGAAAGTATTTTTGTATCCATCATCCGGAATATTATGTAAGTACCATTATTTGAAGTTCGCGCTGCAGCCTGTCAAAATTCTCTTCATTTTTATCGACGACAAATTTCTTCAGCTTTTCGCATTCGGTGGCAGTTTCGAAAATCATCCTGAAGGTAAGCCTAGCCTCTTCCGCTGAAATTTCTTCAAAAGTAGCCTGCACATTGAACAACGGCTGGGAATGCCTTTTCCAGGCAATAAGGTTCGGTTCTTCAATTTTCAGGAACTCGACAAGGTTGTTGTAGTTGCCTTTTTCGGGGCCGTGCATCGTGAAATCCCATTTTCCGCCTTCCCTGAAATCAAATTCATGGAAAGTATTGGTAAAACCTTCCGGCCCCCACCAGTTTTTCAAATGACGCGGATTGCTCCACGCTTCAAATAGCAATGCCTTGGGGAAATTAAAAACCCTTGTGGTTACGATTTCACAGTCGGGTGTGGTCTGGAAGAAATTTGTTGCCATAAATTGTTACTGATATATTATAAATGATCCTGCCCGGTGTTTCCCATATCCAGCGGTATATTGTAAAGCCTGTGGAACGAAAGCTTATCCCAATACCCGCGCTGGAAGATAATCTTGTCATTTTGTATTTGAAAAAAACCGCAGCCGCGCATATCCTTCGGGTCTTTCCATTCCAGGATAGCCCATTCTTTATCCTCAAAAATGTTCTCCGGGATGCAAACCATGTCAGCATTGCCAAATTCGCGCGCAAACATATCGCTAATCGCGGCCTTACCGACAACGGGTTCATTCGCAACCTGATGGTTTACAGCATCTTCGGCATACAGATTCGAGATATTCTCAATATCAGCATTGTTAAAGTGTTCAAGCCATTGCTGTAAAACCTGTTTTGGTGTCATAGTTTCCGATTGTATCGAGGCATTGGGCCTGATGTATGCAAAATAAGCATTAAATCAATAATTAAACAACAGTGCCGGATAATTACTCTATACTTATTTTAGCCGGAGACACTTACAAAAAGCCTC
This genomic stretch from Flavobacterium pallidum harbors:
- a CDS encoding nuclear transport factor 2 family protein, encoding MTPKQVLQQWLEHFNNADIENISNLYAEDAVNHQVANEPVVGKAAISDMFAREFGNADMVCIPENIFEDKEWAILEWKDPKDMRGCGFFQIQNDKIIFQRGYWDKLSFHRLYNIPLDMGNTGQDHL
- a CDS encoding VOC family protein gives rise to the protein MDTKILSLRPFIGAKNFDVSRSFYRDLGFEESELGPQMSVFRMQDFSFYLQRAYVKDWVDNTMLFMEVADTAKFYEALSALNLPEKYIGVKLTPIRNEPWGRECFLHDPSGVLWHFGEFF
- a CDS encoding SRPBCC family protein, whose translation is MATNFFQTTPDCEIVTTRVFNFPKALLFEAWSNPRHLKNWWGPEGFTNTFHEFDFREGGKWDFTMHGPEKGNYNNLVEFLKIEEPNLIAWKRHSQPLFNVQATFEEISAEEARLTFRMIFETATECEKLKKFVVDKNEENFDRLQRELQIMVLT
- a CDS encoding YdeI/OmpD-associated family protein, which codes for MEYDPRIDEYIDKAQPFAQPILEHLRALVHKANPDVTETIKWGFASFDYKGPYVTMASFKQHAVFGFWKSSLLQDPHGYLGENSNNGGEAMGNLGRITSLEDLPPNAVIIDFIRQAKKLNDDAIKVPAKPKAAPTAIAVPDYFTKALKNNPAAFEIFENWPAGKRKEYILWITEAKTEKTRNERMATAVEWISEGKIRNWKYVK